The genomic DNA CATCCGTATCGAGGCTTCCAGCGGCTTGAGCGACGACGAAGTAAAACGTATGAAAGAAGAAGCTCAGGCTAATGCCGAAGCAGACAAGAAGGAAAAAGAACGCATCGACAAACTGAACCAGGCCGACAGCATGATCTTCCAGACCGAAAAACAGTTGAAGGATCTAGGCGACAAACTCCCGGCTGACAAGAAGGCTCCTATCGAAACAGCCCTGAACAAGCTGAAAGAAGCTCACAAGGCTCAGGATATCGCTGGTATCGATGCAGCTATGGCAGAACTGAACAGCGTATTCCAGGCAGCAAGCCAGGAAATGTACAATGCCCAGAACGCCCAAGGTGGTGCACAACCGGGTCCTGACTTCGGTCAACAAACTGGTGGCAACGCCGGCAACAACAAGCAGGATGGTGGTGTAACGGATGTTGACTTTGAGGAAGTGAAATAAACATATATTTTCACATAACACAAAAAAGCGATTGCCGGTTATTTCCGACAATCGCTTTTTTGTGTTCAAATCCGAAATCCTATCAGGGAAATATCACTTGATCTCAAACGTATCCGCGTCCTTCCATGCAGGAAACTTCCCCCTTAGATCTTCCAGGTCTGCACGGGTAAGCGTACATGTGCGAGTGACCTCCTCACGCTTGCCGGCATCCGCCAGCTTTTTCCCTTTCGGAGAGAAGATCATGGAATCGCCCCGGTAAACAAAGCCCTTACCGTCGATCCCTACCCGGTTCACCCCGCAGACATACGCCATATTTTCCATTGCACGTGCCTGGAGCAACGTCTTCCATACTTTTTTACGCGCCTCGGGCCAGTTGGCGACATAGATCAACAGATCGTATTCGTTGTCCACGTTCCGGCTCCAAACCGGGAAACGAAGATCATAACAAACTTGCAAACAGATATTCCAGTCCTTATACCGTACGATCGTCCGTTTATCCCCGGCTGTGAAATGCTGGTCTTCGCCCGCCATCCGGAACAAATGTCGCTTGTCATACAAATAAGTTTCACCTTCGGGC from Parabacteroides merdae ATCC 43184 includes the following:
- a CDS encoding amidohydrolase, which gives rise to MADNLRISMVQSHIIWEDRDENLGYYGELLRRVSGKTDIAVLPETFTTGFSMDVEKLADTMDGPTIPTIKRWAKKYKLAVAGSFIAKEGGKYFNRAFFVTPEGETYLYDKRHLFRMAGEDQHFTAGDKRTIVRYKDWNICLQVCYDLRFPVWSRNVDNEYDLLIYVANWPEARKKVWKTLLQARAMENMAYVCGVNRVGIDGKGFVYRGDSMIFSPKGKKLADAGKREEVTRTCTLTRADLEDLRGKFPAWKDADTFEIK